From the Pongo pygmaeus isolate AG05252 chromosome X, NHGRI_mPonPyg2-v2.0_pri, whole genome shotgun sequence genome, one window contains:
- the CDK16 gene encoding cyclin-dependent kinase 16 isoform X2, with protein MPLYGRARGHVTHPSILGTRPGRPMAGPITAAVPEKICYGTFCSCSGAFPLDPNNPSFGPLPSISHLNLRTQIAMDRMKKIKRQLSMTLRGGRGIDKTNGAPEQIGLDESGGGGGSDPGEAPTRAAPGELRSARGPLSSAPEIVHEDLKMGSDGESDQASATSSDEVQSPVRVRMRNHPPRKISTEDINKRLSLPADIRLPEGYLEKLTLNSPIFDKPLSRRLRRVSLSEIGFGKLETYIKLDKLGEGTYATVYKGKSKLTDNLVALKEIRLEHEEGAPCTAIREVSLLKDLKHANIVTLHDIIHTEKSLTLVFEYLDKDLKQYLDDCGNIINMHNVKLFLFQLLRGLAYCHRQKVLHRDLKPQNLLINERGELKLADFGLARAKSIPTKTYSNEVVTLWYRPPDILLGSTDYSTQIDMWGVGCIFYEMATGRPLFPGSTVEEQLHFIFRILGTPTEETWPGILSNEEFKTYNYPKYRAEALLSHAPRLDSDGADLLTKLLQFEGRNRISAEDAMKHPFFLSLGERIHKLPDTTSIFALKEIQLQKEASLRSSSMPDSGRPAFRVVDTEF; from the exons ATGCCACTCTATGGGCGTGCTCGAGGCCATGTCACCCATCCTTCAATTCTGGGCACACGTCCTGGCCGACCCATGGCTGGGCCCATCACTGCAGCTGTACCTGAGAAGATCTGCTATGGAACCTTCTGCTCCTGCAGTGGGGCTTTTCCCCTAGATCCCAACAATCCATCGTTTGGGCCCTTGCCCTCAATCAGCCACCTAAATCTGAGAACTCAG ATCGCCATGGATCGGATGAAGAAGATCAAACGGCAGCTGTCAATGACACTCCGAGGTGGCCGAGGCATAGACAAGACCAATGGTGCCCCTGAGCAGATAGGCCTGGATgagagtggtggtggtggcggcagTGACCCTGGAGAGGCCCCCACACGTGCTGCTCCTGGGGAACTTCGTTCTGCACGGGGCccactcagctctgcaccag AGATTGTGCACGAGGACTTGAAGATGGGGTCTGATGGGGAGAGTGACCAGGCTTCAGCCACGTCCTCAGATGAGGTGCAGTCTCCAGTGAGAGTGCGTATGCGCAACCATCCCCCACGCAAGATCTCCACTGAG GACATCAACAAGCGCCTATCGCTACCAGCTGACATCCGGCTGCCTGAGGGCTACCTGGAGAAGCTGACCCTCAATAGCCCCATCTTTGACAAACCCCTCAGCCGCCGCCTGCGTCGTGTCAGCCTA TCCGAGATTGGCTTTGGGAAACTGGAGACCTACATTAAGCTGGACAAGCTGGGCGAG GGTACCTATGCCACCGTCTACAAAGGCAAAAGCAAGCTCACAGACAACCTTGTGGCACTGAAGGAGATCAGACTGGAACATGAAGAGGGGGCACCCTGCACCGCCATCCGGGAAG TGTCCCTGCTCAAGGACCTCAAACACGCCAACATCGTTACGCTACATGACATTATCCACACGGAGAAGTCCCTCACCCTTGTTTTTGAGTACCTG GACAAGGACCTGAAGCAGTACCTGGATGACTGTGGGAACATCATCAACATGCACAACGTGAAA CTGTTCCTGTTCCAGCTGCTCCGTGGCCTGGCCTACTGCCACCGGCAGAAGGTGCTACACCGAGACCTCAAGCCCCAGAACCTGCTCATCAACGAGAGGGGAGAGCTCAAGCTGGCTGACTTTG GCCTGGCCCGAGCCAAGTCAATCCCAACAAAGACATACTCCAATGAGGTGGTGACACTGTGGTACCGGCCCCCTGACATCCTGCTCGGGTCCACGGACTACTCCACTCAGATTGACATGTG GGGTGTGGGCTGCATCTTCTATGAGATGGCCACAGGCCGTCCCCTCTTTCCGGGCTCCACGGTGGAGGAACAGCTACACTTCATCTTCCGCATCTTAG GAACCCCAACTGAGGAGACGTGGCCAGGCATCCTGTCCAACGAGGAGTTCAAGACATACAACTACCCCAAGTACCGAGCCGAGGCCCTTTTGAGCCACGCACCCCG ACTTGACAGCGACGGGGCTGACCTCCTCACCAAGCTGTTGCAG tTTGAGGGTCGAAATCGGATCTCCGCAGAGGATGCCATGAAACATCCATTCTTCCTCAGTCTGGGGGAGCGGATCCACAAACTTCCTGACA CTACTTCCATATTTGCACTAAAGGAGATTCAGCTACAAAAGGAGGCCAGCCTTCGGTCTTCATCGATGCCTGACTCAG GCAGGCCAGCTTTCCGCGTGGTGGACACCGAGTTCTAA
- the CDK16 gene encoding cyclin-dependent kinase 16 isoform X5: MDRMKKIKRQLSMTLRGGRGIDKTNGAPEQIGLDESGGGGGSDPGEAPTRAAPGELRSARGPLSSAPEIVHEDLKMGSDGESDQASATSSDEVQSPVRVRMRNHPPRKISTEDINKRLSLPADIRLPEGYLEKLTLNSPIFDKPLSRRLRRVSLSEIGFGKLETYIKLDKLGEGTYATVYKGKSKLTDNLVALKEIRLEHEEGAPCTAIREVSLLKDLKHANIVTLHDIIHTEKSLTLVFEYLDKDLKQYLDDCGNIINMHNVKLFLFQLLRGLAYCHRQKVLHRDLKPQNLLINERGELKLADFGLARAKSIPTKTYSNEVVTLWYRPPDILLGSTDYSTQIDMWGVGCIFYEMATGRPLFPGSTVEEQLHFIFRILGTPTEETWPGILSNEEFKTYNYPKYRAEALLSHAPRLDSDGADLLTKLLQFEGRNRISAEDAMKHPFFLSLGERIHKLPDTTSIFALKEIQLQKEASLRSSSMPDSGRPAFRVVDTEF; this comes from the exons ATGGATCGGATGAAGAAGATCAAACGGCAGCTGTCAATGACACTCCGAGGTGGCCGAGGCATAGACAAGACCAATGGTGCCCCTGAGCAGATAGGCCTGGATgagagtggtggtggtggcggcagTGACCCTGGAGAGGCCCCCACACGTGCTGCTCCTGGGGAACTTCGTTCTGCACGGGGCccactcagctctgcaccag AGATTGTGCACGAGGACTTGAAGATGGGGTCTGATGGGGAGAGTGACCAGGCTTCAGCCACGTCCTCAGATGAGGTGCAGTCTCCAGTGAGAGTGCGTATGCGCAACCATCCCCCACGCAAGATCTCCACTGAG GACATCAACAAGCGCCTATCGCTACCAGCTGACATCCGGCTGCCTGAGGGCTACCTGGAGAAGCTGACCCTCAATAGCCCCATCTTTGACAAACCCCTCAGCCGCCGCCTGCGTCGTGTCAGCCTA TCCGAGATTGGCTTTGGGAAACTGGAGACCTACATTAAGCTGGACAAGCTGGGCGAG GGTACCTATGCCACCGTCTACAAAGGCAAAAGCAAGCTCACAGACAACCTTGTGGCACTGAAGGAGATCAGACTGGAACATGAAGAGGGGGCACCCTGCACCGCCATCCGGGAAG TGTCCCTGCTCAAGGACCTCAAACACGCCAACATCGTTACGCTACATGACATTATCCACACGGAGAAGTCCCTCACCCTTGTTTTTGAGTACCTG GACAAGGACCTGAAGCAGTACCTGGATGACTGTGGGAACATCATCAACATGCACAACGTGAAA CTGTTCCTGTTCCAGCTGCTCCGTGGCCTGGCCTACTGCCACCGGCAGAAGGTGCTACACCGAGACCTCAAGCCCCAGAACCTGCTCATCAACGAGAGGGGAGAGCTCAAGCTGGCTGACTTTG GCCTGGCCCGAGCCAAGTCAATCCCAACAAAGACATACTCCAATGAGGTGGTGACACTGTGGTACCGGCCCCCTGACATCCTGCTCGGGTCCACGGACTACTCCACTCAGATTGACATGTG GGGTGTGGGCTGCATCTTCTATGAGATGGCCACAGGCCGTCCCCTCTTTCCGGGCTCCACGGTGGAGGAACAGCTACACTTCATCTTCCGCATCTTAG GAACCCCAACTGAGGAGACGTGGCCAGGCATCCTGTCCAACGAGGAGTTCAAGACATACAACTACCCCAAGTACCGAGCCGAGGCCCTTTTGAGCCACGCACCCCG ACTTGACAGCGACGGGGCTGACCTCCTCACCAAGCTGTTGCAG tTTGAGGGTCGAAATCGGATCTCCGCAGAGGATGCCATGAAACATCCATTCTTCCTCAGTCTGGGGGAGCGGATCCACAAACTTCCTGACA CTACTTCCATATTTGCACTAAAGGAGATTCAGCTACAAAAGGAGGCCAGCCTTCGGTCTTCATCGATGCCTGACTCAG GCAGGCCAGCTTTCCGCGTGGTGGACACCGAGTTCTAA
- the CDK16 gene encoding cyclin-dependent kinase 16 isoform X3, translating into MAASPPAADGSFGSCTPSHYSRSSGYSRDLNTEIYPGGADLLVVAIAMDRMKKIKRQLSMTLRGGRGIDKTNGAPEQIGLDESGGGGGSDPGEAPTRAAPGELRSARGPLSSAPEIVHEDLKMGSDGESDQASATSSDEVQSPVRVRMRNHPPRKISTEDINKRLSLPADIRLPEGYLEKLTLNSPIFDKPLSRRLRRVSLSEIGFGKLETYIKLDKLGEGTYATVYKGKSKLTDNLVALKEIRLEHEEGAPCTAIREVSLLKDLKHANIVTLHDIIHTEKSLTLVFEYLDKDLKQYLDDCGNIINMHNVKLFLFQLLRGLAYCHRQKVLHRDLKPQNLLINERGELKLADFGLARAKSIPTKTYSNEVVTLWYRPPDILLGSTDYSTQIDMWGVGCIFYEMATGRPLFPGSTVEEQLHFIFRILGTPTEETWPGILSNEEFKTYNYPKYRAEALLSHAPRLDSDGADLLTKLLQFEGRNRISAEDAMKHPFFLSLGERIHKLPDTTSIFALKEIQLQKEASLRSSSMPDSGRPAFRVVDTEF; encoded by the exons ATGGCCGCGTCCCCTCCCGCTGCGGACGGGTCCTTTGGTTCATGCACTCCGAG TCACTATTCCAGGTCCTCAGGATATAGCCGTGACCTAAACACAGAAATCTACCCTGGCGGAGCTGATCTTCTAGTTGTGGCG ATCGCCATGGATCGGATGAAGAAGATCAAACGGCAGCTGTCAATGACACTCCGAGGTGGCCGAGGCATAGACAAGACCAATGGTGCCCCTGAGCAGATAGGCCTGGATgagagtggtggtggtggcggcagTGACCCTGGAGAGGCCCCCACACGTGCTGCTCCTGGGGAACTTCGTTCTGCACGGGGCccactcagctctgcaccag AGATTGTGCACGAGGACTTGAAGATGGGGTCTGATGGGGAGAGTGACCAGGCTTCAGCCACGTCCTCAGATGAGGTGCAGTCTCCAGTGAGAGTGCGTATGCGCAACCATCCCCCACGCAAGATCTCCACTGAG GACATCAACAAGCGCCTATCGCTACCAGCTGACATCCGGCTGCCTGAGGGCTACCTGGAGAAGCTGACCCTCAATAGCCCCATCTTTGACAAACCCCTCAGCCGCCGCCTGCGTCGTGTCAGCCTA TCCGAGATTGGCTTTGGGAAACTGGAGACCTACATTAAGCTGGACAAGCTGGGCGAG GGTACCTATGCCACCGTCTACAAAGGCAAAAGCAAGCTCACAGACAACCTTGTGGCACTGAAGGAGATCAGACTGGAACATGAAGAGGGGGCACCCTGCACCGCCATCCGGGAAG TGTCCCTGCTCAAGGACCTCAAACACGCCAACATCGTTACGCTACATGACATTATCCACACGGAGAAGTCCCTCACCCTTGTTTTTGAGTACCTG GACAAGGACCTGAAGCAGTACCTGGATGACTGTGGGAACATCATCAACATGCACAACGTGAAA CTGTTCCTGTTCCAGCTGCTCCGTGGCCTGGCCTACTGCCACCGGCAGAAGGTGCTACACCGAGACCTCAAGCCCCAGAACCTGCTCATCAACGAGAGGGGAGAGCTCAAGCTGGCTGACTTTG GCCTGGCCCGAGCCAAGTCAATCCCAACAAAGACATACTCCAATGAGGTGGTGACACTGTGGTACCGGCCCCCTGACATCCTGCTCGGGTCCACGGACTACTCCACTCAGATTGACATGTG GGGTGTGGGCTGCATCTTCTATGAGATGGCCACAGGCCGTCCCCTCTTTCCGGGCTCCACGGTGGAGGAACAGCTACACTTCATCTTCCGCATCTTAG GAACCCCAACTGAGGAGACGTGGCCAGGCATCCTGTCCAACGAGGAGTTCAAGACATACAACTACCCCAAGTACCGAGCCGAGGCCCTTTTGAGCCACGCACCCCG ACTTGACAGCGACGGGGCTGACCTCCTCACCAAGCTGTTGCAG tTTGAGGGTCGAAATCGGATCTCCGCAGAGGATGCCATGAAACATCCATTCTTCCTCAGTCTGGGGGAGCGGATCCACAAACTTCCTGACA CTACTTCCATATTTGCACTAAAGGAGATTCAGCTACAAAAGGAGGCCAGCCTTCGGTCTTCATCGATGCCTGACTCAG GCAGGCCAGCTTTCCGCGTGGTGGACACCGAGTTCTAA
- the CDK16 gene encoding cyclin-dependent kinase 16 isoform X1: MHSEVSHLLPTSPFRASACACAERGARGGWAAGCSALGSAATPRSAGSEPRAAVSTRIRAGANESGGIARSGQAHGRLSGTPPPPQPPPPPPPPPPQPAAARAQQPWLKTTGTGACGEQEEKEVARPHPGPPPQAPPRRPRGSEVARAPPPIAMDRMKKIKRQLSMTLRGGRGIDKTNGAPEQIGLDESGGGGGSDPGEAPTRAAPGELRSARGPLSSAPEIVHEDLKMGSDGESDQASATSSDEVQSPVRVRMRNHPPRKISTEDINKRLSLPADIRLPEGYLEKLTLNSPIFDKPLSRRLRRVSLSEIGFGKLETYIKLDKLGEGTYATVYKGKSKLTDNLVALKEIRLEHEEGAPCTAIREVSLLKDLKHANIVTLHDIIHTEKSLTLVFEYLDKDLKQYLDDCGNIINMHNVKLFLFQLLRGLAYCHRQKVLHRDLKPQNLLINERGELKLADFGLARAKSIPTKTYSNEVVTLWYRPPDILLGSTDYSTQIDMWGVGCIFYEMATGRPLFPGSTVEEQLHFIFRILGTPTEETWPGILSNEEFKTYNYPKYRAEALLSHAPRLDSDGADLLTKLLQFEGRNRISAEDAMKHPFFLSLGERIHKLPDTTSIFALKEIQLQKEASLRSSSMPDSGRPAFRVVDTEF; the protein is encoded by the exons ATGCACTCCGAGGTGAGTCACCTCCTTCCCACTTCACCCTTCCGAGCGTCTGCGTGCGCATGCGCGGAGCGCGGCGCGCGCGGCGGTTGGGCCGCTGGCTGTTCGGCCCTGGGATCCGCCGCCACTCCGCGATCAGCCGGCTCTGAGCCGCGAGCCGCCGTGAGCACTCGGATTCGAGCCGGCGCCAACGAGTCCGGGGGCATCGCCCGCAGCGGCCAAGCTCATGGCCGGCTGAGCGGGACGCCGCCTCCGCCTcagccaccgccgccgccgccgcctcctcctcctcagccggCGGCGGCCCGGGCCCAGCAACCATGGCTGAAGACTACTGGGACGGGCGCCTGCGGCGAACAGGAGGAGAAGGAGGTCGCGCGGCCTCATCCCGGGCCGCCGCCCCAGGCGCCGCCGCGCCGGCCCCGCGGCTCTGAGGTTGCTCGCGCGCCCCCGCCG ATCGCCATGGATCGGATGAAGAAGATCAAACGGCAGCTGTCAATGACACTCCGAGGTGGCCGAGGCATAGACAAGACCAATGGTGCCCCTGAGCAGATAGGCCTGGATgagagtggtggtggtggcggcagTGACCCTGGAGAGGCCCCCACACGTGCTGCTCCTGGGGAACTTCGTTCTGCACGGGGCccactcagctctgcaccag AGATTGTGCACGAGGACTTGAAGATGGGGTCTGATGGGGAGAGTGACCAGGCTTCAGCCACGTCCTCAGATGAGGTGCAGTCTCCAGTGAGAGTGCGTATGCGCAACCATCCCCCACGCAAGATCTCCACTGAG GACATCAACAAGCGCCTATCGCTACCAGCTGACATCCGGCTGCCTGAGGGCTACCTGGAGAAGCTGACCCTCAATAGCCCCATCTTTGACAAACCCCTCAGCCGCCGCCTGCGTCGTGTCAGCCTA TCCGAGATTGGCTTTGGGAAACTGGAGACCTACATTAAGCTGGACAAGCTGGGCGAG GGTACCTATGCCACCGTCTACAAAGGCAAAAGCAAGCTCACAGACAACCTTGTGGCACTGAAGGAGATCAGACTGGAACATGAAGAGGGGGCACCCTGCACCGCCATCCGGGAAG TGTCCCTGCTCAAGGACCTCAAACACGCCAACATCGTTACGCTACATGACATTATCCACACGGAGAAGTCCCTCACCCTTGTTTTTGAGTACCTG GACAAGGACCTGAAGCAGTACCTGGATGACTGTGGGAACATCATCAACATGCACAACGTGAAA CTGTTCCTGTTCCAGCTGCTCCGTGGCCTGGCCTACTGCCACCGGCAGAAGGTGCTACACCGAGACCTCAAGCCCCAGAACCTGCTCATCAACGAGAGGGGAGAGCTCAAGCTGGCTGACTTTG GCCTGGCCCGAGCCAAGTCAATCCCAACAAAGACATACTCCAATGAGGTGGTGACACTGTGGTACCGGCCCCCTGACATCCTGCTCGGGTCCACGGACTACTCCACTCAGATTGACATGTG GGGTGTGGGCTGCATCTTCTATGAGATGGCCACAGGCCGTCCCCTCTTTCCGGGCTCCACGGTGGAGGAACAGCTACACTTCATCTTCCGCATCTTAG GAACCCCAACTGAGGAGACGTGGCCAGGCATCCTGTCCAACGAGGAGTTCAAGACATACAACTACCCCAAGTACCGAGCCGAGGCCCTTTTGAGCCACGCACCCCG ACTTGACAGCGACGGGGCTGACCTCCTCACCAAGCTGTTGCAG tTTGAGGGTCGAAATCGGATCTCCGCAGAGGATGCCATGAAACATCCATTCTTCCTCAGTCTGGGGGAGCGGATCCACAAACTTCCTGACA CTACTTCCATATTTGCACTAAAGGAGATTCAGCTACAAAAGGAGGCCAGCCTTCGGTCTTCATCGATGCCTGACTCAG GCAGGCCAGCTTTCCGCGTGGTGGACACCGAGTTCTAA
- the CDK16 gene encoding cyclin-dependent kinase 16 isoform X4, which yields MHSEIAMDRMKKIKRQLSMTLRGGRGIDKTNGAPEQIGLDESGGGGGSDPGEAPTRAAPGELRSARGPLSSAPEIVHEDLKMGSDGESDQASATSSDEVQSPVRVRMRNHPPRKISTEDINKRLSLPADIRLPEGYLEKLTLNSPIFDKPLSRRLRRVSLSEIGFGKLETYIKLDKLGEGTYATVYKGKSKLTDNLVALKEIRLEHEEGAPCTAIREVSLLKDLKHANIVTLHDIIHTEKSLTLVFEYLDKDLKQYLDDCGNIINMHNVKLFLFQLLRGLAYCHRQKVLHRDLKPQNLLINERGELKLADFGLARAKSIPTKTYSNEVVTLWYRPPDILLGSTDYSTQIDMWGVGCIFYEMATGRPLFPGSTVEEQLHFIFRILGTPTEETWPGILSNEEFKTYNYPKYRAEALLSHAPRLDSDGADLLTKLLQFEGRNRISAEDAMKHPFFLSLGERIHKLPDTTSIFALKEIQLQKEASLRSSSMPDSGRPAFRVVDTEF from the exons ATGCACTCCGAG ATCGCCATGGATCGGATGAAGAAGATCAAACGGCAGCTGTCAATGACACTCCGAGGTGGCCGAGGCATAGACAAGACCAATGGTGCCCCTGAGCAGATAGGCCTGGATgagagtggtggtggtggcggcagTGACCCTGGAGAGGCCCCCACACGTGCTGCTCCTGGGGAACTTCGTTCTGCACGGGGCccactcagctctgcaccag AGATTGTGCACGAGGACTTGAAGATGGGGTCTGATGGGGAGAGTGACCAGGCTTCAGCCACGTCCTCAGATGAGGTGCAGTCTCCAGTGAGAGTGCGTATGCGCAACCATCCCCCACGCAAGATCTCCACTGAG GACATCAACAAGCGCCTATCGCTACCAGCTGACATCCGGCTGCCTGAGGGCTACCTGGAGAAGCTGACCCTCAATAGCCCCATCTTTGACAAACCCCTCAGCCGCCGCCTGCGTCGTGTCAGCCTA TCCGAGATTGGCTTTGGGAAACTGGAGACCTACATTAAGCTGGACAAGCTGGGCGAG GGTACCTATGCCACCGTCTACAAAGGCAAAAGCAAGCTCACAGACAACCTTGTGGCACTGAAGGAGATCAGACTGGAACATGAAGAGGGGGCACCCTGCACCGCCATCCGGGAAG TGTCCCTGCTCAAGGACCTCAAACACGCCAACATCGTTACGCTACATGACATTATCCACACGGAGAAGTCCCTCACCCTTGTTTTTGAGTACCTG GACAAGGACCTGAAGCAGTACCTGGATGACTGTGGGAACATCATCAACATGCACAACGTGAAA CTGTTCCTGTTCCAGCTGCTCCGTGGCCTGGCCTACTGCCACCGGCAGAAGGTGCTACACCGAGACCTCAAGCCCCAGAACCTGCTCATCAACGAGAGGGGAGAGCTCAAGCTGGCTGACTTTG GCCTGGCCCGAGCCAAGTCAATCCCAACAAAGACATACTCCAATGAGGTGGTGACACTGTGGTACCGGCCCCCTGACATCCTGCTCGGGTCCACGGACTACTCCACTCAGATTGACATGTG GGGTGTGGGCTGCATCTTCTATGAGATGGCCACAGGCCGTCCCCTCTTTCCGGGCTCCACGGTGGAGGAACAGCTACACTTCATCTTCCGCATCTTAG GAACCCCAACTGAGGAGACGTGGCCAGGCATCCTGTCCAACGAGGAGTTCAAGACATACAACTACCCCAAGTACCGAGCCGAGGCCCTTTTGAGCCACGCACCCCG ACTTGACAGCGACGGGGCTGACCTCCTCACCAAGCTGTTGCAG tTTGAGGGTCGAAATCGGATCTCCGCAGAGGATGCCATGAAACATCCATTCTTCCTCAGTCTGGGGGAGCGGATCCACAAACTTCCTGACA CTACTTCCATATTTGCACTAAAGGAGATTCAGCTACAAAAGGAGGCCAGCCTTCGGTCTTCATCGATGCCTGACTCAG GCAGGCCAGCTTTCCGCGTGGTGGACACCGAGTTCTAA